One Arachis hypogaea cultivar Tifrunner chromosome 18, arahy.Tifrunner.gnm2.J5K5, whole genome shotgun sequence genomic window, GTGAAGTCCCAACAGAGCTTGAAGAAATCATGTTTGAGTATGAGTCCGAGGATTTGCATACACCTATATCATCCAAGGATAAAGGTAACATCCACAAATTTCCAGAGTTTGATGATGACTATGCTCACGGTGAAGGCCGATTTGAGTTAGGAACGAGGTTTGCAACTGTTGAAAGGTTTAAAGATGTGGTAAATGACTCATTCATTGCCGAGGGGAGGGAGTTGAAGTGGATCAAGAATGATAGGGAGAGGGTCAGAGTGGGCTGTAAGGATGATGAGCGTCCGTTCTTGGTTTATTTGTCATACAACAGAACCCTGCAGGGTTACCAAGTCAAGACGTACCAGCTAGAACATACTTGTGCAAGGGATTTAGGGAGCAATGCAGTTGATCAGCATTGGATCAGCAGGAAAATTGAGAAGTGGATGGCTATCCAACCGCACATGAACACAAGGGAAGCAACTGAATTCCTTAAGAGAGGAATTTTCATTATCTTTCCATCCTAAGATGGTGTATAGAGCAGTAGTGGAGGTCAGGGATAAGATAATGAAAAACAAGAAGGAACAATACAAGAGAATGAGGGACTATTGTGAGCAGATTCTGAGTAGTAATCCAGGATCATCCGCAAGACTGGAGGTCATGCCAATTCCAAAAGCCCCCCTTGTGATTGACAAATTATACGTATGCTTAGATGCTTGTAAGAAAGGGTTCAAAGATGGGTGCATGCCTTTGCTGCACCTGGATGGTTGTTTTCTGAAAACATATTACATGGGCTGGCTTCTAGTAGTAGTTGCGCAAGACGCAAACAACCAATTTTATGTTGTTGCATACGGGGTAGTCAGGGCTGAGACCAAGGATGCCTGGAAAGTGGTTCCTGACTAATCTTCAGGAGGACATAGGAGATGATGTAAATCACGGCTGGAACTTCATATCGGACCAACAGAAGGTAAGATGTACTCATGGTATAGTCATGTACACTTCAGATATTATATTTCTTGACTGCATTGTTATTCCATTACAAAAATGTTTCCTGCCACCATTCAATGCAGGGTTTACTCCCTGCCCTAAAGGAGGTCATGCCACATGCAAAGCTACGCAACTGCGTCATGCACATGTGGAAAAATTTCATAAACCGGTTCAAGGACTTGTACATAAGAGAGGTTGTATGGGAGTGTGCCAGATGCACTACAGTTGCGAAATTCAAGGAATGTATGGAAAGGCTGAAGGCAGTGAACCAGGGTGCTTGGGATTACCTCAGTAAGTTTGATCCAAAAACATGGGTAAATGCTTACTTCTCGCATGGGCCAAAGGTTGATAACCTCACAAATAACATGTGTGAGGTGTTTAATGCCAAAATTGTGAACTACCGATGCAAGCCAATCCTTACCATGTATGAAGAAATCAGGTGTTACCTGATGAGGAGGATGGTGAATCACAAGCGAGTGTCAGGCAACCACCCTGGCAAGTTAGCACCAGTCCAGCAAAAGAGAATGGAGAGATTAATCAACCTTAGCACTAAGTGGACGGCAGAATGGGTTGGAGACAACGAGAGGAAAAGGTTTGAGGTGAGCCGCAAAGCTAGCAAGGTTGATGTAGACCTCATTAAGTACACCTGCTCCTGCAACCGATGGCAACTCACTGGTACAAACTATAATCATTGTAGTTCATTCACTATGTTGTTAATTATTTGGTCACCTTTGAAATTGCTTACTTTATTATCTCAGACATGCCATGCATACATGCACTTGCTGCTATTGGGAAGTGACATGACAAAGCAGAGGATTATGTGCATCCCTGGTTGTGTATAGAATCAATCAAGAAAACGTATGCACACTGCATTAAACCAGTCCCCAGTGCAGAATTCTGGCCCCAAACTGACTTCTCACAGGCAGACCCACCCATCATCAAGAGACCAATTGGCCGGCCAAAAGTTCACAATAGGCAAAAAGATCCTGCTGAGCCATTGATGCAAGGGGGAAAATTGAAGAAGTCATTCTCTGTGGCTTGCAGCAAGTGTGGTGAAAAGGGCCACAATTACAAAACCTGTAAGGGAGCTCCATCAAACCCCAATTAGAGGCTGAAAATAAAGAAGCCTAAGAAAAAGGCAGGAAGCAGCTCTCAAGCACTGGTTATGCTTCCTTTGTCCCAGTCAGCTCCTCCACCAGAGGTAATATCGCTTTATTTATAGCTAGTTTTGACTATACACTCCTGCATGATTCTGAATTAGCATTAAGCTTGTCAGGGATTGATCTGTCTTAGTGGCATATACCTTAGGGGTGAATGAGTCTTAGTACCATATTCGTCAAGGATCAGTTTGTCTTATTGAACAATACCTGAGGGACTAATCTGTCTTATTATTAAACTATTAATCCTTGTCACTTATATGTCCAGGATTCTTCAAGCAGCCAACCAGGCAACACAACACCCCAGCAACAAGCAACCACTGTAATTATGCAGTTGTTTGTCTTTGTGATCAGtttcatatatgcatttattgaATCCCTCTTGATGTGCTTTATTTTTTGTCACGGTTTGGTGTCTTGCGTGTAGGTTCTGAGTGCAGCTCGACCAAGTCAGGCAAAAGTTGCACCAGTTCCAACCAGGGTTACTAGATCCACCCTTGTCATAGCACCACCAGGGCCAACAGTCATTCTATTTAGGCCACCGGCCCCGACTTCAACCCCTCCGTTTAAAGCTCCAGGCAAGGCTCCATCCATGGTAAACAACACAATTCGGCCGAAACCATCAAAATTCAGATCAAAGCAGAAGATTTTCAGGCCGCCGGCTCTACTGGTTCAAGGACCATCTAACACACAGCAGGGTGCACCAGCTCAGGAACTCTCCCAAAGAACAACTTCATCTAACACCCAAACTGCTGCACACAATCAGGAGGCTCCACTACTAACTGTACCAAGTGAGCCAACATCTAAGGCATCTAATGAGTGAAGACTCACGACATTATGAATTTTTTGGTTTAAATGTGACCTCGTGTAACTGTTAATGGCAAATTCCAGATACAATTTCCTTTTTTTTGGGTTAGGTCTTTTTTTGGTTCATTATTATTGGTCAACTAAGAACTTGTTAATGGTAGCATGCCATACATGTGTAGACATTACTAGCAAACTGGTTTCCTTTTATTTTGGTGTCAGTTCAGATGATGAAGGTTTAATTTCACACCCTTAATATCACTGGTTGAATGTTT contains:
- the LOC112770053 gene encoding uncharacterized protein → MVYRAVVEVRDKIMKNKKEQYKRMRDYCEQILSSNPGSSARLEVMPIPKAPLVIDKLYVCLDACKKGFKDGCMPLLHLDGCFLKTYYMGWLLVVVAQDANNQFYVVAYGEDIGDDVNHGWNFISDQQKGLLPALKEVMPHAKLRNCVMHMWKNFINRFKDLYIREVVWECARCTTVAKFKECMERLKAVNQGAWDYLSKFDPKTWVNAYFSHGPKVDNLTNNMCEVFNAKIVNYRCKPILTMYEEIRCYLMRRMVNHKRVSGNHPGKLAPVQQKRMERLINLSTKWTAEWVGDNERKRFEVSRKASKVDVDLIKYTCSCNRWQLTGFFKQPTRQHNTPATSNHCNYAVVLSAARPSQAKVAPVPTRVTRSTLVIAPPGPTVILFRPPAPTSTPPFKAPGKAPSMVNNTIRPKPSKFRSKQKIFRPPALLVQGPSNTQQGAPAQELSQRTTSSNTQTAAHNQEAPLLTVPSEPTSKASNE